The following nucleotide sequence is from Ferruginibacter lapsinanis.
TTTCCTCCGGAGATGTTTCTGCATATACTTTTGTAATACCTACCGCATCCGCTATCTTTTGAGATCTTTCTTTACTGTCTCCGCTTAATAAGATCGTTTGTATATTTTTTGAATGCAGATAATCGATCACTGCCTTTGCTTCTTCTCTGATCTCATCATCCATATCAAACCAACCGATCTGTTCATTGTTTTTGGAGAGATAGGCGGTGTGCTCATTATGAGTGTCGTTTTTTCCTAAAAAATAAATATTACCCTCTGTGTCTTCTGCTTTGATACCGATTCCTTTGATCTCATCAATTTTTTTCCAGTTGATAGGATTATTTATTTTCCATTGTTCTGAAATTGCTTTTGCGATTGGGTGGGTAGAATATTTTTCTAACGAAAAAACAATTTGTTTGAATTCGTTTTCCGCTATCGTTGTTTCGAAATTGGCAATGATAAATTGCCCTTTAGTGAGTGTGCCGGTTTTGTCAAATACCACAGTAGTGATATTTTTAAATAATTCAAGACTCTTTGCATTACGGAAAAGAATACCCTTTTTTGTGGCTCTGCCTAACCCCACGGCAATAGCTGCAGGAGTTGCCAGTCCCATGGCGCATGGGCAACTGATCACTAATACAGCAATGCTCCTCATTAAAGAATCAGTGGCAGTAACGCTGAAAGCAAAATAATTCAGTAAAAAAGTAAGTATCGAAATACCGATAACAACGGGCACAAATACAGCGCTGATCTTATCGGCCAATTGTTGTATAGGAGGTTTTTCTCCCTGGGCCTGTTTTACCAGGTTTAAAATATTACTCAATACGGTGTCTTTACCAACTGCTGTTACCTGTGCTTTTAGTGTGCCATCTGTAACAATACTGCCGCCAATTAAATTGTCTTTTTTTTGTTTATAAACCGGTTTGCTTTCTCCTGTCAGCAATGCTTCATTTACATGAGCATCACCCCATAAGATTTTACAATCAGCCGGAACCTGCTCGCCGTTCTTTATTAATACCAGGTCGCCTACACGTAGTTGAGAGTTTTCAACAGGAAAGATCTGTTCTTTATGTTCATCATCAAAAGCGATCATATTAGCCATTACTTTTTGCTGACGGGCTAATTTGTTTAATTCCTTTTGTGTAGTTGATACTGATTTGTTTTCTATCCATTCACCCAAAAAAACCAATGTAATAATGGTGGCCGTTGTTTCATAAAAAACATATTCGGGTCCCATGTTGCCTATTGTACCGATTAAGCTGTACACAAAAGCAGCCAACGAACCAATGGCGATCAATACATTCATATTGGGGATGCCTCTGCGTAAACTTTTAAAAGCACTTACTCCGAAATACCCCATGCCTACAATAAACACAGGTAAACAGATAAACAATTGTATCCATGGGTTCATTAAAAAATGAATATGCCAGGGCAACATGTGCAGCATCAATGTGGCCGTGAAAGGGAGACAGAACAAGAAGCGTTGGAAATGATTGGTAAAGAATTTGGTTGGAGGCTTTGAATTGGATGTTGGAAGTTCACTAGCCACATGATAACCTAAGTCTTCAATTCCTTTGGCTAATTTTTCTTTAGATTGATCTTTGTTGAGTACAAAACTTACATCGCCACCGATGAAATTAACTTTTACATCATCCAGCCCTTCTTTTTTCAGGTATTTGGTAATGGTGAGTGCACAATTGGTGCAATCCATACCCTCTACTTTCCAGTCTACTTTTTCCATATTGCAAAATTAGTTTGTACGCAAGTGTATACTTTACCATTTGGGTAAAATATCTTTGCAACATGGAGGTAAATTTTTTGCTAGATGAGATACACGAGGTTGCAAAGGCATTTATTGCGGCAACTGTTAACCATAAAGTGTTTGCCATGCATGGTGAGATGGGGGCGGGCAAAACAACTTTTGTACATGCATTATGTGAAGCGTTGGGAGTGAAGGATGCTATATCCAGTCCAACCTTTTCCATCGTTAATCAATATAAGGCTGATGATGAAAAAGTAATTTATCATATCGACCTGTATCGACTGAAAGATGAAGAAGAAGCTATACAGGCCGGTATTGAAGATTGTTTGTATTCGGGCAATACCTGCTTTGTAGAATGGCCTGACAGAGCTGCCGGTATCTTCCCTGATGATACTTTACATGTAAAAATTTCTATTGGGGAAAATAATAGCAGAAAAATTGAATGGTAAACGTTGAGTATTCGTTTTTAATTATTAATTTTTCATTCTTAATTATTTTATGGCTACATCAAAACCTTTTATCTCTCATTCCTTTACTTACGAAACGCTGGAAGAGACATTGGATATAAAGCCAAAAGGCACTAATCTGTTCATCGGTATTCCCAGGGAAAGTTCATATAACGAAAATCGCATCACGTTAGCTCCCGAAGCAGTAGGCGTGTTGGTAGCCAATGGTCACCGGGTAATCATTGAAACCAAGGCAGGGGATGGTGCCAGCTATAGCGACAGAGATTACAGCGAAGCCGGAGCCCAGATTGCCTATGATAAAAAAGCCGTTTTTGAATGTGATATTTTAGTAAAGAGTGCACCTGTATGTGAGGAAGAATGTGAGTTGCTCAAGCCGAATCAATACATCATTTCTCCCATACACATTACTGTTATGAAGAGGGAGATATTACAAAAGATGATGGATAAAAAGATCACAGCATTGAGTTTTGAAAATCTTAAAGATGCCAGTGGTCATAATCCTATTGTTCGTAGTATGAGTGAGATTGCCGGTAGTGCGGTGATGTTGATAGCAGGCCGGTACCTTAGTAATGCCAATCATGGAAAAGGCGTATTGGTAGGAGGTATCAGCGGTATACCACCTACAAAAGTTATCATTATCGGGGCGGGGATAGTAGGTGAATATGCAGCTCGTACAGCTTTGGCGATGGGAGCAAGTGTGAAAATATTTGACAATAGTATCTATCGTTTAAAACGATTGCAAAATAATATTGGCGGCAGATTATGGACTTCTGTTATTGAGCCGAAAATATTGGCCAAGCAATTAAAGACCTGTGATGTTGCTGTAGGAGCTTTAAACAGCACTGGCGGACGTACACCCATCGTTGTAACAGAAGACATGGTAAGCAATATGCGGCCTGGCACGGTGATCGTTGATGTTAGTATTGATCGTGGTGGTTGTTTTGAAACAAGTGAGATCACTACACATGAGAATCCTATATTTAAAAAGTATGATGTAATACATTATTGTGTGCCTAATATTCCCAGTGGCTTTGCCCGTACTGCTTCCCAGGCAATCAGTAATGTATTGATGCCTTTATTACTGGAAACGGCTGATAATGGTGGTATTGAGAACCTTATATGGCGGAAAGAAAATATTCGTGCCGGTATCTATATGTTTAAAGGAGCGCTTACCAATTTCTATTTAAGTGAAAGATTCAATCTGAAATATACAGATCTGGGCTTATTGATGGCTAGTAAACGATGATCAGGATTTGTAATCGTTGATCTTAATGACCTGTTCGCAAAAATCATATTCCTGCGTATCATTACTGCTAACAATTATTAATTTGTTGGCAGTGTAATTAGCTATCAGTTGATGGTATAATGCAATACCTTCTTTATCTAAATTTGTTGTAGGTTCATCTAATAATAAAACGGAGGCATCAGTAAAAAAAGCCTGCGCCAGTTTTAATCGCTGCTTCATACCGCTACTGTAATAGCGTATCTGCTTATCTGCAGCTTTTTCTAATCCTATAATTTGTAATATTTTACTGAGAGGCGTAGTGAGCGGTTTAAACTTGGTGTGAAACTGTAAAAATTCATTGGCGGTCATTTCTTCTATCAATTCCAGGTAGGGTGCAGCAATTGAGACCTGCTTGTATTCTTCATTGGGTTTTACTATAGCGCCATTGATTTCATATTGTATGGAGCCTTCGCTGTGTGTAATGGCTCCGCTGATAACCTGCAACAGTGTTGACTTTCCTGAGCCGTTGGGGCCTGTAATGGCATATCTTCCTCCGGGATCAAATGTATAATCAACATGCCTGAAGATCCACTCTCTGTTATAGCGCTTGCCGGTATTGGTTAGTAAAAGCCTCATATATTTCGGGCAAATTATTGATTGTAAATATACGCTTTGATAAAAGCTAAAACTGGCATGGAGTAAGGGTAATTTACTTTAACCGGCGGCAGAAGATCGTGCTTTATTTTTTAGAGGTAGTAAGCACTACTCATCATCCATACTGCCTTTTGTAAATCTTTTTATAATACCTCTGCCACTATCTCTGATAAAGGTTACAATTTCGTCACGTTCATCTGTAGCCTGTAATTCTTCTTCGATATAATTAAGCGCCTGTGAGGTATTCATCCCTTTATTATAAATAATTCTGTAGATATCGAGTATTTGATTGATCCTATCTAAAGAGAAGCCTCTGCGTTTAAGGCCTATAGAATTAACTCCGGCATAGCTCAATGGTGTACGGCCGGCTTTAATGTATGGCGGAACATCTTTACTAACCAATGAGCCTCCACTTACGAAAGCATGTTGTCCTATCTGAACAAATTGATGAACAGCACACATACCACCTAGTATAGAAAAGTCGCCTACAACAACGTGACCGGCCATTTGGGTATTGTTGCTCATAATACAATTATTACCTACAATGCAATCATGTGCAATATGGCTATAGGCCATAATAAGACAATTGTTTCCCACTTTGGTGGTCCATCTGTCTTTACTTCCACGGTTGATGGTTACAAATTCACGAATAGTTGTATTGTCGCCAATTTCAACTGTGGTGGATTCGCCATCAAATTTCAGGTCCTGGGGGACAGCTGCAATAACAGCACCTGGAAAAATACGACAGTTCTTTCCAATCCTTGCTCCTTCCATAATGGTTACATTACTTCCTATCCATGTTCCTTCGCCAATTTCTACATTTTGGTGAATCACACTAAAAGGATCAACTTTTACATTGGGGGCAAGCTTTGCGTTCGGGTGTATGTAAGTATGCGGATGAATCATTTATATATTTTTCAAATATAAGAATTTACAAAAGTAATTTAAAGATTTAATTATTGCTAACAATCCATATCGGATAAAATAAAAAAAACTGCCTCATTTCGAGACAGCTTTTTACATTTCACCATTTATACTAAAAACCAGCCTGAGACTGCTTGTTAAAATTTGGCACCTATACTGATAAAGAATGTTCTTCCATCAGAAGGTAATGCGCCTGGTCCTGGGAAACCACCAGAACGACGAGTAAAATATTTTTCATTCCCGATATTATTGATTCCGGCTTTTACATTCAGCATATCCGAGAATTTGTATGAAGCTGTTAGATCCGCAACAGTATATGAAGGGATAACACCGTTTTGTGCATT
It contains:
- a CDS encoding heavy metal translocating P-type ATPase, with the protein product MEKVDWKVEGMDCTNCALTITKYLKKEGLDDVKVNFIGGDVSFVLNKDQSKEKLAKGIEDLGYHVASELPTSNSKPPTKFFTNHFQRFLFCLPFTATLMLHMLPWHIHFLMNPWIQLFICLPVFIVGMGYFGVSAFKSLRRGIPNMNVLIAIGSLAAFVYSLIGTIGNMGPEYVFYETTATIITLVFLGEWIENKSVSTTQKELNKLARQQKVMANMIAFDDEHKEQIFPVENSQLRVGDLVLIKNGEQVPADCKILWGDAHVNEALLTGESKPVYKQKKDNLIGGSIVTDGTLKAQVTAVGKDTVLSNILNLVKQAQGEKPPIQQLADKISAVFVPVVIGISILTFLLNYFAFSVTATDSLMRSIAVLVISCPCAMGLATPAAIAVGLGRATKKGILFRNAKSLELFKNITTVVFDKTGTLTKGQFIIANFETTIAENEFKQIVFSLEKYSTHPIAKAISEQWKINNPINWKKIDEIKGIGIKAEDTEGNIYFLGKNDTHNEHTAYLSKNNEQIGWFDMDDEIREEAKAVIDYLHSKNIQTILLSGDSKERSQKIADAVGITKVYAETSPEEKLKIIEQLNNASPTAMVGDGINDAPALAKATIGISMSDASHLAMQSAQVVLMNNGIQHLPLALGLGKHTFTTIKENLFWAFIYNVVAIPIAAMGFLQPGIAALAMGFSDVVLAINSIRLNYKKVI
- the tsaE gene encoding tRNA (adenosine(37)-N6)-threonylcarbamoyltransferase complex ATPase subunit type 1 TsaE; this encodes MEVNFLLDEIHEVAKAFIAATVNHKVFAMHGEMGAGKTTFVHALCEALGVKDAISSPTFSIVNQYKADDEKVIYHIDLYRLKDEEEAIQAGIEDCLYSGNTCFVEWPDRAAGIFPDDTLHVKISIGENNSRKIEW
- a CDS encoding alanine dehydrogenase: MATSKPFISHSFTYETLEETLDIKPKGTNLFIGIPRESSYNENRITLAPEAVGVLVANGHRVIIETKAGDGASYSDRDYSEAGAQIAYDKKAVFECDILVKSAPVCEEECELLKPNQYIISPIHITVMKREILQKMMDKKITALSFENLKDASGHNPIVRSMSEIAGSAVMLIAGRYLSNANHGKGVLVGGISGIPPTKVIIIGAGIVGEYAARTALAMGASVKIFDNSIYRLKRLQNNIGGRLWTSVIEPKILAKQLKTCDVAVGALNSTGGRTPIVVTEDMVSNMRPGTVIVDVSIDRGGCFETSEITTHENPIFKKYDVIHYCVPNIPSGFARTASQAISNVLMPLLLETADNGGIENLIWRKENIRAGIYMFKGALTNFYLSERFNLKYTDLGLLMASKR
- a CDS encoding ABC transporter ATP-binding protein, with the translated sequence MRLLLTNTGKRYNREWIFRHVDYTFDPGGRYAITGPNGSGKSTLLQVISGAITHSEGSIQYEINGAIVKPNEEYKQVSIAAPYLELIEEMTANEFLQFHTKFKPLTTPLSKILQIIGLEKAADKQIRYYSSGMKQRLKLAQAFFTDASVLLLDEPTTNLDKEGIALYHQLIANYTANKLIIVSSNDTQEYDFCEQVIKINDYKS
- the lpxA gene encoding acyl-ACP--UDP-N-acetylglucosamine O-acyltransferase, yielding MIHPHTYIHPNAKLAPNVKVDPFSVIHQNVEIGEGTWIGSNVTIMEGARIGKNCRIFPGAVIAAVPQDLKFDGESTTVEIGDNTTIREFVTINRGSKDRWTTKVGNNCLIMAYSHIAHDCIVGNNCIMSNNTQMAGHVVVGDFSILGGMCAVHQFVQIGQHAFVSGGSLVSKDVPPYIKAGRTPLSYAGVNSIGLKRRGFSLDRINQILDIYRIIYNKGMNTSQALNYIEEELQATDERDEIVTFIRDSGRGIIKRFTKGSMDDE